TTTTAGCTTTAAAGAATATTTTAGTGTATACGTAATGTTAGTTCCAGTATATTTCTTTTTACTTGTAACGTACTTTCATATTTCACTAATAAAAGCAGTTGAAAAACGTGAATTGTCATTTGTTTCAAAATACATGATGTACACCGGATTAAAATTATTTATAAATCTTGGAGCTTTAGTTGGATTAGTATTTGCACAAACAGAATTTGCAATTGCAAGTGCATTAAGTTTTCTTTTCTGTTACTTTTTTTATACTATTTTTGAAGTAAGAGAGCTACTTACAACATTTAAGAAATAACAAAATATTTTTAACTTTAATAGATTACCTTAGATATTTTTAAGGTATTTTTGCCGAGTTCTACAATGTCAAAACATGACCAAAGCAAAAAAATATTTACTCCTTTTTAATGAAACTTTTGGCGATTTTAAGAAATTAATTTTAAAGCTTGCTGAAACCCTTTTATTATTATTTAGCTTGTTAGGGGTAATCTGCATGATTTACTATTTTGGTTTTGATATTCAGTATTATATAAAAAATAACCTTGAAACATTTTTTCAATTCCTGGCATCCACTTTTTTAGTTCTTCTGATTATTCAATTATTTTTTAAACGAAAAAGAAAAAAGCAAGCTATATTATTTGATTTTCTTCTGATAACTATGCTTGGATTAATGGTACTTGAGAGATTTACTTTTTCAGAATGGTTTAAAGAAAATCTGTCAATACTGTCATTTCTACAAAAAAACATTTTCATTTATCTAATAACAATAACAATATTTATTATTGAAATATCGAAACGAAGCTTATTTATATTTTTAAGTAAAATTAATCCTGCACTCTTATTTATTATAAGCTTTATTTTTATAATTATTATCGGAACAGGTCTATTGTTATTACCCAACTCCACTACAAACGGAATAAGCTTTATTGACTCGCTATTTACTTCAACAAGTGCAGTATGTGTTACCGGCTTAGCTTCTGTTGACACACAATATACATTTACTGCATTAGGAAAAGGGATTATCCTTATGCTTATTCAATTAGGAGGATTAGGTGTAATGACCTTCACCAGTTTCTTCGGACTATTTTTTTCGGGCAATGATTCATTCAGAAATAATATGTTTATTAAAGACATGATAAACAATGATACCCTGGCAGATATCTTTAAGAACTTGTTAAAAATATTAGTTTTCACTTTAGTTATTGAATTAATTGGTGCAATTATTATTTATTTTAATATAGACAGGACAGTATTTCCTGATGAGGCAGCAAATTTAAGATATTCAATTTTTCATAGTATTTCTGCATTTTGTAACGCCGGATTTTCAACACTTTCACAAGGACTTTACGACATAAGATTCCGTTTTAATTACCCAGTACATTTAACTATTGCATTTTTAATTATTCTTGGTGGTATAGGTTTCCCGATTTTATTAAACTATTACAAACTAGCTAAACATTATTCACATAATTTATTTAGAAAATTAAGAAGTAAATCATATTTACATAAACCAAATATTATTAATATTAATACAAGAATTGTAATATATACAACATTAATACTTTTGATTTTTGGAACAATTGCATTCTTTTTTACAGAATATAACAATACTCTGAAAGAACATAGTCTTGGCGGTAAAATTGTTGAAGCTTTTTTCCTTTCTGTAACACCTCGTACAGCAGGCTTCAACACGGTTGATTATGGTGCAATTTTACCATCAACCATTTTGCTAACAATATTCCTGATGTGGGTTGGAGCATCTCCCGGAAGTACAGGGGGTGGTATAAAAACAAGTTCGTTTGCAATTGCTTTATTAAACGTGTTCAGCATTGCCAAAGGCAAAGACAGAATTGAAGTAAGCCGTAGAGAAATTGCTGACGATTCTGTTCGTAGAGCATTTGCAACAATAGTCCTTTCTTTGCTTGCAATAGGTATTTCAATTTTACTTGTTTCGTCATTCGAAAAAGGTGAAAAAACTTTAGCAATTGCATTCGAATGTTTTTCTGCCTTTGGCACAGTTGGACTAAGTAATAACCTTACTCCAACATTAACTTCCGAAAGTAAATGGGTTTTAGTTTTCACAATGTTTTTAGGACGAGTAGGCACATTAACAATTTTCGTTGCATTTATCAGAAAAGTAAATTCTCTCAGATATAAGTATCCTGAAGAGAATATAATAATAAACTAATATGAAGATAATAATTATCGGTCTTGGAAATTTCGGTTCTGCAGTAGCAATAAAACTCGCTGCATTGGGCCATGAGGTTATTGGTGTTGACAGTCAGATGCAAAAAGTTGAAAATGTTAAAGATAAAATAACATATGCAGTAATGCTTGATTGCACAGATACACAGGCATTAAAAACTATCCCTGTTCAGGAATGTGATATTGTTATTGTTGCTATTGGTGAAGATTTCGGAGCATCAATATTAACAACAGCAATCTTAAAAAAGATGAATGTTAAAAGACTTATCAGCAGAACAATTTCACCTATTCACAGAACTATACTCGAAGCTATTGGCGTAATGGAAATATTAAGTCCCGAAGATGATTCTGCTGAACGCTTTGTTAAAAAAATCGACATGTCAAATGTTCTTGATTATTTGGATTTATCTGACGATTTTGCAATTGTTGAAGCTGTTATTCCTCAAAAATATATCGGATTATCAATAAGAGAATGCGATGTAAGACATAAATACAATATCAATATTTTAACAATAAAACATGATATTGAAGTTAAAAATATAGTTGGGCAAAATGTTATTAGACCTGAAATTATAGGTGTTGTTTCACCCGATTACATTTTTGAAGCAAATGATATTCTTGTTGCATTTGGACATACTAATGATTTAAAAAAATGGTTACATTAAAATGAAAAATATTTCGATTATTGTTGCAATAGCATCAAATTATGCTATTGGAAAAAACAACCAGTTACTATGGCATATTTCAGATGACTTAAAACATTTTAAAAAGATAACTTCAGGACACCCTGTTATTATGGGAAAAAAAACTTATGAGTCTCTCCCATTTAAGCCACTACCAAACAGAGAAAACATTATTTTGACTGATGTTGCTGGTGAAATAATTAATGGTTGCACAATGGTATATTCTATACCGGAAATTCTTGAAATATGTAAAAATAAAGAAGAATGCTTTATTATTGGAGGTGGTTCGGTATATAAACAATTTATGCCACATGCAGAAACTCTTTACATAACCTGGGTTGATAAAGACTTTGATGCAGATGTTTTCTTTCCTGAGATTTCTGAAAAGGAATGGGAATTAACTGAAGATGAAAAACATTTTAGCGAAGAAAATAAATTCTCTTATTATTTTCGAATTTATAAAAGAAGAAGTTCCATTCAATGATTTTTAATCAGAAGGAATTTTCAATTATTATTAAAAAGAAAACGACCAAAAGATATACCTGAACAGATATATTAGCAAATTTAAACTGCTGTTGTTCTTTCTGAAAAAAAAGCATTTTAATAAAACTCATTATCACAAAAACATTTATCAAAACCAGCAATAGTATTCCAAATATTCCTGAAACTATTTCGAAATAAGGAAACATAAATGTAAGAAGAGAGGTTGACAATATCCAAATAAACAATAAAAGCTTAAAATTATTTGGTTCAACTGATTCTAATATACTTTTAATATTTGCATTAACATAATCCTGTTTATATTTTGCAAGCAATATCCAGAAATGTGGTATTTGCCATAAAAACATAAAAACAGAGAAAAAAACAATTGATGGAAGTAGCACTAAACCCGAAGCAGACCAGCCAATAACAGGTGGTATTGCACCAACCAGACCACCGGCTATTAAACCAAACTGACTTTTATATTTTAACGGAGTATAGATTAAGTTATAAATAACAACGTTTAATAATCCCAATAATGCACAGTATATATTTAGATTTAACAATAATCCAAAACCTATTGTTATTAAAATAACACTGAACACAATTGCAGAATTAACTGAAATCTTTTTTGACGGGATGGGTCTGTTCTCAGTTCTTCTCATCAATAAATCAGTTTTTCTTTCCTGAATCTGATTAATAGCAGAAGCTGCAGACGACATAAGAAAAACACCGAGAATGAGAATTACTGAAGAACTAAAATCAATATTTTGGGAAAGCGAATAACCAACAAATGCAGAAAAAGCAACAGCTAACGATAGAAATATCTTAGATAATTTTAAGTATTCTATTATTAAATTACTTTTCATCAGGTGTTTTAAAATACTCTATTATCTGTTGAATTTCTTCTTCTTTCAAAATGGACTGATATGATTTCATCAATCCTTTATTATATCCTTTTACAACATCATTATCAGGATTTAAAATAGAGTTTTTAATATATTCATCGTCAGATTTTACATTTCTTTCAACATCATTTGTAACAACAGTTACATCTCTTCCATACAATCCCTTAAAAGAAGGACCTACAAGTTTAGTTCCATCTAATGAATGGCAACCTGTGCAGGCATTATTTTTAATAACAAGAAATCCCGGCAACTCTTCCTTTTTTGATTTCTTTTCTATTATGGATAACCACAAATTAAATTTATCTTCATCAATAACATTTACCTCTGATGACATATAAGAATGGCGAACACCACAGTACTCAGCACAAAAGATATCAAACCTGCCCTTCTGAGTTGGAATAAACCACATGAAATTTGGTTCACCTTTTACCATATCTT
The Bacteroidia bacterium genome window above contains:
- a CDS encoding ATPase — encoded protein: MTKAKKYLLLFNETFGDFKKLILKLAETLLLLFSLLGVICMIYYFGFDIQYYIKNNLETFFQFLASTFLVLLIIQLFFKRKRKKQAILFDFLLITMLGLMVLERFTFSEWFKENLSILSFLQKNIFIYLITITIFIIEISKRSLFIFLSKINPALLFIISFIFIIIIGTGLLLLPNSTTNGISFIDSLFTSTSAVCVTGLASVDTQYTFTALGKGIILMLIQLGGLGVMTFTSFFGLFFSGNDSFRNNMFIKDMINNDTLADIFKNLLKILVFTLVIELIGAIIIYFNIDRTVFPDEAANLRYSIFHSISAFCNAGFSTLSQGLYDIRFRFNYPVHLTIAFLIILGGIGFPILLNYYKLAKHYSHNLFRKLRSKSYLHKPNIININTRIVIYTTLILLIFGTIAFFFTEYNNTLKEHSLGGKIVEAFFLSVTPRTAGFNTVDYGAILPSTILLTIFLMWVGASPGSTGGGIKTSSFAIALLNVFSIAKGKDRIEVSRREIADDSVRRAFATIVLSLLAIGISILLVSSFEKGEKTLAIAFECFSAFGTVGLSNNLTPTLTSESKWVLVFTMFLGRVGTLTIFVAFIRKVNSLRYKYPEENIIIN
- a CDS encoding TrkA family potassium uptake protein, which codes for MKIIIIGLGNFGSAVAIKLAALGHEVIGVDSQMQKVENVKDKITYAVMLDCTDTQALKTIPVQECDIVIVAIGEDFGASILTTAILKKMNVKRLISRTISPIHRTILEAIGVMEILSPEDDSAERFVKKIDMSNVLDYLDLSDDFAIVEAVIPQKYIGLSIRECDVRHKYNINILTIKHDIEVKNIVGQNVIRPEIIGVVSPDYIFEANDILVAFGHTNDLKKWLH
- a CDS encoding dihydrofolate reductase; the encoded protein is MKNISIIVAIASNYAIGKNNQLLWHISDDLKHFKKITSGHPVIMGKKTYESLPFKPLPNRENIILTDVAGEIINGCTMVYSIPEILEICKNKEECFIIGGGSVYKQFMPHAETLYITWVDKDFDADVFFPEISEKEWELTEDEKHFSEENKFSYYFRIYKRRSSIQ
- a CDS encoding protoheme IX farnesyltransferase; this encodes MKSNLIIEYLKLSKIFLSLAVAFSAFVGYSLSQNIDFSSSVILILGVFLMSSAASAINQIQERKTDLLMRRTENRPIPSKKISVNSAIVFSVILITIGFGLLLNLNIYCALLGLLNVVIYNLIYTPLKYKSQFGLIAGGLVGAIPPVIGWSASGLVLLPSIVFFSVFMFLWQIPHFWILLAKYKQDYVNANIKSILESVEPNNFKLLLFIWILSTSLLTFMFPYFEIVSGIFGILLLVLINVFVIMSFIKMLFFQKEQQQFKFANISVQVYLLVVFFLIIIENSF
- the coxB gene encoding cytochrome c oxidase subunit II; translated protein: MLLQVASNFVEGVDKAFFIIMGIGVFFIVGLTSLMLIFVFKYNKKKHPQAVQVKERTMLEVVWTVIPLIIVGFMFYYGYIAFIPMREAPKDALQITAVGKMWEWNFIYENGKESKKLVVPFNKAVNLKLVSVDVVHSIYIPAYRIKEDMVKGEPNFMWFIPTQKGRFDIFCAEYCGVRHSYMSSEVNVIDEDKFNLWLSIIEKKSKKEELPGFLVIKNNACTGCHSLDGTKLVGPSFKGLYGRDVTVVTNDVERNVKSDDEYIKNSILNPDNDVVKGYNKGLMKSYQSILKEEEIQQIIEYFKTPDEK